A portion of the Desulfopila inferna genome contains these proteins:
- a CDS encoding AAA family ATPase codes for MKEIRVLPKFVNVKNVRNFQAMIDALMLSAGEGRLAAVIGPAGRGKTRTAQWYAANKRCAFVRCLSIWRHTELGFLQALCRELGVKKIPHRKDPAFLAVMDALNTQGGRPVFVEEIEKLPRLHLELVRDLSDLSAAPFVLIGEDELQHHMRQVTRIWNRTFQQLEFEPLGLGDVVMFARDAAGIDLPADVAETLHREAGGCFRVIKRDLISLVNIMNAKARPVPDMEMVKAAIKQSLRG; via the coding sequence ATGAAAGAAATACGAGTTTTACCGAAGTTTGTCAATGTAAAGAATGTCCGCAACTTTCAGGCCATGATCGATGCCCTGATGCTCTCGGCCGGTGAAGGCAGGCTGGCTGCGGTTATCGGACCGGCCGGGCGCGGCAAGACCAGGACGGCACAGTGGTATGCGGCGAACAAGCGTTGCGCCTTTGTGCGCTGCCTGTCGATCTGGCGGCATACCGAGCTTGGTTTTCTGCAGGCACTGTGCAGGGAGCTGGGAGTGAAAAAGATTCCTCATCGCAAGGACCCTGCCTTTCTGGCTGTAATGGATGCCTTGAATACCCAGGGTGGACGTCCTGTGTTCGTCGAGGAAATTGAAAAACTGCCCCGGCTGCATCTTGAGCTGGTAAGAGATCTCTCCGATTTGTCCGCCGCTCCCTTCGTGCTGATCGGCGAAGATGAGCTGCAGCATCATATGCGGCAGGTTACCAGGATATGGAACCGCACTTTTCAACAGCTTGAATTCGAGCCTCTCGGTCTTGGCGATGTGGTGATGTTTGCCAGGGATGCGGCCGGTATCGATCTGCCCGCAGATGTGGCCGAGACCCTACATCGTGAAGCAGGCGGCTGTTTCAGGGTGATCAAGAGGGATCTTATCTCCCTGGTCAATATCATGAATGCAAAGGCCCGGCCGGTACCGGATATGGAAATGGTTAAGGCTGCCATCAAACAGAGCTTGAGAGGGTAG
- a CDS encoding Mu transposase C-terminal domain-containing protein: MKSAYSSKELAALELPVLPTTANGIARRADRESWSFYWETVRGGSIKMYRAYLLPDAVRQAILDKEEIDTLVPVNGSGNLPATTETTIGAAQGRKANYKAALVKLYMKAMATAAWGKKDQARESFMVGYNSGAAYPDLYKELGALSWKTIEGWKTKLKKTDGNTLQLADRRGKKRGQRSITPLQAQIILAIVRQPKGKSRPKSEIIRIAMDIMKQKGLETLSDATYRRFLNDWIAVNYDEWIWWREGDKGLNDKCLFWTERDYERIEVGDVLVADGHVLNFRVLNPWTGKDQRMMLVLFFDMKSSMPLGWEIMPTENTDSISAALRRSIIRLGKVPKIVYLDNGRAFKGKYFTGTDFEQTELPGLYERLGIQLIVAKPYHGQSKTIERFFKTFGELERLSPSFIGTAIDTKPAHMNRGEKLHRRINKTITQGHVPSLVDSHRAIAVWFDLYASRKQGTNSHLAGQAPQTLFEAGRGPGVDEQALRILMMKKESRKIYGRGVKVFDKGEWYYHPALYGRSHKVSVRFDMQERDSVLVYDQRTDEFICEASRVDKVHPAARILGDQTDIALLENQLEMIGSLRKQTVSHARAMADEVVIPEARRMIEDTGFRIDGPSEPPRLNGGKGNNIKRLPAKPARLSEAERQKAFEEADEAQLFQRELEEAQLHADLEEMNEFDRYGKLLEIEMRGDTLTSEWRRFMRVYEQMPEFERDRDYWESQRAALAVIYRQKNPATDEAAAG; the protein is encoded by the coding sequence ATGAAATCAGCATATTCATCAAAAGAGCTGGCAGCCCTGGAGCTGCCGGTATTACCCACCACCGCAAACGGTATCGCCCGCAGGGCCGATCGTGAAAGCTGGTCATTTTATTGGGAAACGGTTCGTGGCGGTTCAATCAAGATGTATCGCGCCTACCTGCTGCCCGATGCGGTCCGCCAGGCAATCCTCGATAAGGAAGAAATTGATACCCTGGTGCCGGTCAACGGTTCCGGCAACCTTCCCGCCACCACTGAAACCACCATCGGCGCCGCTCAGGGCCGCAAGGCAAATTATAAGGCGGCGCTGGTCAAGCTCTATATGAAGGCCATGGCAACAGCAGCCTGGGGTAAGAAGGACCAGGCCCGCGAAAGCTTCATGGTCGGCTACAACAGCGGCGCCGCCTACCCTGATCTGTATAAAGAGCTGGGCGCCCTGAGCTGGAAGACCATTGAGGGCTGGAAAACCAAGCTGAAAAAGACAGACGGCAACACTCTTCAGCTCGCGGACAGGCGCGGCAAGAAAAGAGGTCAACGGAGCATCACTCCCCTGCAGGCTCAGATCATCCTGGCTATTGTTCGCCAGCCCAAAGGCAAGAGCCGACCGAAGAGCGAAATCATCCGCATCGCTATGGATATCATGAAGCAGAAAGGCCTTGAAACCCTGTCGGATGCCACTTACCGCCGTTTTCTCAACGACTGGATTGCCGTGAACTATGACGAGTGGATCTGGTGGCGTGAAGGCGACAAGGGCTTGAACGACAAGTGCCTGTTCTGGACCGAGCGCGATTATGAGCGTATCGAAGTGGGCGACGTTCTTGTTGCCGACGGTCATGTGCTCAACTTCCGTGTGCTCAATCCCTGGACCGGCAAGGATCAGCGGATGATGCTGGTGCTGTTTTTCGACATGAAAAGCAGCATGCCCCTGGGCTGGGAGATCATGCCCACAGAAAATACAGATTCTATTTCGGCTGCTCTGCGTCGCTCAATCATCCGCCTGGGCAAGGTGCCCAAGATCGTCTATCTCGATAACGGCCGGGCTTTCAAGGGTAAGTATTTTACCGGCACGGACTTTGAGCAGACCGAGCTGCCGGGCCTGTATGAACGTCTTGGCATCCAGCTTATCGTTGCCAAACCGTACCACGGCCAATCAAAGACAATTGAGCGCTTCTTCAAGACATTCGGTGAGCTTGAGAGGCTGTCCCCATCATTTATCGGCACGGCAATTGACACCAAGCCTGCCCATATGAATCGAGGCGAGAAGCTGCATCGGCGCATCAACAAGACGATCACCCAGGGGCATGTGCCCTCCCTGGTAGACAGCCACCGAGCCATAGCGGTGTGGTTTGACCTGTATGCCTCCCGCAAACAAGGAACAAACAGCCACCTGGCCGGGCAAGCGCCCCAGACATTATTTGAAGCAGGAAGAGGACCCGGAGTCGACGAGCAGGCCCTACGCATATTGATGATGAAGAAGGAATCACGCAAGATCTACGGGCGCGGCGTCAAAGTTTTTGATAAAGGCGAATGGTATTACCACCCGGCGCTGTACGGCCGGAGCCATAAGGTTTCTGTGCGTTTCGATATGCAGGAACGGGACTCCGTCCTGGTCTACGATCAACGAACCGACGAGTTTATCTGCGAGGCATCCAGAGTGGATAAAGTGCATCCCGCAGCGCGTATCCTCGGCGACCAGACCGATATAGCCCTACTGGAAAATCAGCTGGAGATGATAGGCAGCCTGAGAAAACAGACCGTTTCTCATGCCAGGGCCATGGCCGATGAGGTCGTGATCCCGGAGGCGCGGCGCATGATCGAGGATACCGGTTTTCGTATCGATGGGCCCAGCGAACCTCCCAGACTGAACGGCGGCAAGGGAAACAACATCAAGCGACTGCCCGCCAAACCGGCCAGACTCAGCGAAGCCGAAAGGCAAAAGGCCTTTGAAGAGGCGGACGAGGCCCAACTTTTTCAGCGTGAACTGGAAGAGGCACAGCTCCATGCCGACCTGGAGGAAATGAACGAGTTCGACCGCTACGGCAAGCTGCTGGAAATAGAGATGCGAGGAGATACGCTTACCAGCGAATGGCGGCGTTTCATGCGGGTGTATGAGCAGATGCCGGAGTTTGAGCGGGACCGTGATTACTGGGAAAGCCAGCGGGCGGCGCTCGCGGTGATCTATAGACAAAAAAATCCGGCGACCGATGAGGCGGCCGCCGGATGA
- a CDS encoding transglycosylase SLT domain-containing protein, with the protein MQNNYYDHYFQDYTAKSFDGALSWQWMKAMALAESGLDPEAVSPAGAVGVMQLIPGTSKWMAGKLGIMHSPLTPHLNIHMGVAFARYCFDIWKKETGVERIRFMLGSYNAGAGRILKAQHLADQDGLATDRWTSIATCLPQVTGRHARETITYVSRVEAYHKQLISEGESA; encoded by the coding sequence ATGCAGAACAACTACTACGATCATTATTTCCAGGACTATACCGCTAAGTCATTCGACGGAGCACTCTCCTGGCAATGGATGAAAGCCATGGCGCTGGCGGAATCCGGGCTTGATCCGGAGGCAGTCTCCCCTGCCGGAGCCGTAGGCGTCATGCAGTTGATCCCCGGCACCTCGAAATGGATGGCCGGGAAACTGGGCATAATGCACTCTCCTCTCACTCCCCATCTCAACATCCACATGGGTGTTGCTTTTGCCAGATACTGTTTCGATATCTGGAAAAAGGAGACCGGCGTCGAACGTATCCGCTTCATGTTGGGGAGCTATAACGCAGGAGCAGGACGTATCCTGAAGGCGCAACACCTCGCTGACCAGGATGGTCTTGCCACCGACAGATGGACATCGATTGCCACTTGCCTGCCACAAGTGACCGGCCGACACGCGAGAGAAACTATTACCTACGTTTCCAGGGTGGAAGCGTATCACAAGCAACTAATATCAGAAGGAGAATCCGCATGA
- a CDS encoding DUF2730 family protein, with translation MIEDYTAWRFWFDAAQLAGTIAIGVYVWWDRRKKTTEKRFSALEEMVSGHAVSIKTINDAKKKKDGDCDKRLQRITDLEKDVHHLPSRQELTELSGKIGTLTEKLGTLDGRLSGINRAVDLLNQHHLRTD, from the coding sequence GTGATTGAAGACTATACAGCCTGGCGCTTCTGGTTCGATGCCGCTCAGCTTGCAGGTACTATCGCTATCGGCGTCTATGTCTGGTGGGACCGGCGTAAAAAAACAACGGAGAAGCGGTTTAGCGCACTGGAGGAGATGGTGAGCGGGCATGCGGTATCCATCAAGACTATCAATGATGCCAAGAAAAAAAAAGACGGAGACTGTGATAAGCGTCTGCAGCGCATCACCGATTTGGAAAAGGATGTTCATCATCTGCCGAGCCGTCAGGAGCTTACGGAGCTCTCCGGAAAAATCGGCACTCTGACCGAAAAACTCGGCACGCTCGACGGCCGACTGAGTGGCATCAACCGGGCGGTGGATCTGCTCAACCAACATCATTTGAGGACGGATTAA
- a CDS encoding DUF3164 family protein, translating into MNWRDLLRKAILAEGSQAKVANKLGYSPATISQTVAGSYPGDTAGIAQKIMEVYGGKIMNTKEVPDGYMLNGVGHLVPLESIKEIDLARDEFVREVVAQAAEVSGILEKFKQKLAGDMQAFLELSAEKYEVDLGGARGNLSLTSYDGRYKVLRAVSERLDFDERLQAAKELVDDCLREWSKDAGPELRTLVESAFQVDKKGRINAKRILSLRSLNIEHPTWKKAMDAIGDAVTVVGSCTYYRIYERDDEGNYNQISLDFSGA; encoded by the coding sequence ATGAATTGGCGCGATCTGCTGCGCAAGGCGATACTTGCAGAAGGCAGCCAGGCAAAAGTCGCCAACAAACTCGGTTACAGTCCGGCCACCATCTCTCAGACGGTGGCCGGTAGCTATCCCGGCGATACTGCCGGAATTGCACAAAAGATAATGGAAGTCTATGGAGGGAAAATCATGAATACAAAGGAAGTGCCGGACGGCTATATGCTGAATGGAGTCGGGCATCTGGTACCGCTTGAAAGCATTAAGGAGATAGATCTGGCCCGCGACGAGTTCGTTCGAGAGGTTGTCGCCCAGGCTGCAGAGGTAAGCGGGATCCTCGAAAAATTCAAACAGAAGCTGGCTGGCGACATGCAGGCTTTTTTGGAACTGTCCGCCGAAAAATACGAGGTGGATCTGGGAGGAGCTCGCGGCAACCTATCGCTCACCTCCTATGACGGACGGTATAAGGTTCTGCGGGCGGTAAGCGAGCGGCTCGATTTTGACGAGAGGCTGCAGGCCGCGAAAGAGCTGGTGGATGATTGTCTGCGGGAGTGGAGCAAGGATGCCGGTCCCGAACTGCGGACCCTGGTCGAGAGCGCTTTCCAGGTGGACAAAAAAGGCCGGATCAATGCCAAGCGCATTCTCTCCCTGCGCTCTTTAAATATCGAGCATCCAACCTGGAAAAAGGCCATGGACGCGATCGGCGATGCGGTGACGGTGGTCGGTTCATGTACTTACTACCGCATCTATGAGCGGGATGACGAGGGTAACTATAATCAGATCAGTCTTGATTTCTCCGGGGCCTGA
- a CDS encoding phage head morphogenesis protein: protein MRGAQAFWRDKVQMSASEYAALADEARQRAFAVSGIAKGDELNTVFAALQRAVDEGISFEQFKEDAADIFERRGWVGKRAWRVNNIFQTNIQTAYNVGRYEQLQQEKDVMPYWMYDAINDTGTRKTHLAMDGRVWPADHPVWNTWYPLNGYN, encoded by the coding sequence ATGCGAGGAGCGCAGGCCTTCTGGCGGGACAAGGTGCAGATGTCCGCCTCAGAATATGCGGCACTGGCGGATGAAGCCAGGCAGCGGGCCTTTGCCGTCTCCGGCATTGCCAAAGGAGATGAGCTGAACACGGTCTTTGCCGCACTGCAACGGGCAGTGGATGAGGGCATAAGCTTCGAGCAGTTCAAAGAGGATGCCGCCGATATCTTCGAGCGGCGCGGCTGGGTGGGCAAGCGGGCCTGGCGGGTGAACAATATCTTTCAGACCAATATTCAAACCGCCTACAACGTCGGGCGCTATGAGCAGCTCCAGCAGGAAAAGGACGTGATGCCCTACTGGATGTATGACGCCATTAACGATACCGGCACCAGAAAGACGCACCTGGCCATGGATGGCCGCGTCTGGCCCGCCGATCATCCGGTTTGGAATACCTGGTATCCACTCAACGGTTACAACTGA
- a CDS encoding DUF935 domain-containing protein — protein sequence MVKLYDQFNREIDISKNKKPERAALAVAPILDSFREYVTYGLTPERLAAVFKAADAGDLRAQAELFDQLEERDGHLLCERDKRKNVILDVDFTIEPASDDGRDAKVAEFVEQSLQDIADYGECLISLQDAVGKGFACLENHWDASEGQAVIQQMEFVEQKRFRFNDDAGLLRKYPRLVTDTDAMGVEIPAWKATMHQYGGKSGHPARSGIYRVASWMVLFKNYAIKDWVIFCELFGMPLRIGKYDQGAGKEDKDALINAISSLGSDAAGIISKSTEIEFVETVKSARGDLWKLLADFCNAEISKAVLGQTLSAQVGDKGSYAASKTHNEVRLDLLTADGRALASTIRSQVIRPLVGFNFGWDTPLPKYLSKFDEGENLKEKAEWIGELMDRSVPMSLPWLRKEFSIPEPEKGEEIITASKSLESPYSAKIVAADKPAPDRRQQVLDNHAEELAGAADLSGNEAAILEAVQRANSYEEAFENVLALYPDMDVATLQDSVETAMVNGNLFGRMAVSNGD from the coding sequence ATGGTAAAGCTCTACGATCAATTCAACCGCGAGATAGATATCTCCAAAAACAAGAAGCCGGAAAGGGCTGCTCTTGCGGTTGCCCCTATCCTTGACTCCTTTCGGGAGTATGTAACCTACGGTCTTACTCCGGAGCGGCTTGCTGCTGTTTTTAAAGCCGCCGATGCCGGTGATCTGCGTGCCCAGGCGGAGCTGTTTGATCAACTGGAGGAACGCGACGGCCATCTTCTCTGCGAACGGGATAAGCGCAAGAACGTGATTCTTGATGTCGATTTTACCATTGAACCGGCCAGCGATGACGGCCGGGACGCGAAGGTGGCCGAGTTTGTCGAGCAGAGCCTGCAGGACATTGCCGATTATGGAGAGTGCCTGATCTCCCTGCAGGATGCCGTAGGCAAGGGCTTTGCCTGCCTGGAGAACCATTGGGACGCAAGTGAAGGCCAGGCCGTTATCCAGCAGATGGAATTTGTCGAGCAGAAGCGTTTCCGCTTTAACGACGATGCCGGGCTGCTCAGAAAATATCCCCGCCTGGTCACGGACACCGACGCCATGGGTGTGGAAATCCCTGCCTGGAAAGCGACCATGCATCAATATGGCGGCAAGTCCGGCCACCCGGCCAGATCGGGAATCTACCGGGTGGCCTCCTGGATGGTGCTCTTTAAAAACTACGCCATCAAGGATTGGGTAATCTTCTGTGAACTGTTCGGCATGCCGCTGCGCATCGGCAAATATGACCAGGGCGCGGGCAAGGAAGACAAGGATGCGCTGATCAATGCCATCTCCTCCCTGGGTAGCGATGCCGCCGGGATCATCTCCAAGTCAACCGAGATCGAGTTTGTGGAAACGGTGAAGTCCGCCAGGGGTGATCTGTGGAAACTGCTGGCCGATTTCTGTAATGCTGAAATTTCCAAGGCGGTCCTTGGCCAGACCCTTTCCGCCCAGGTGGGAGACAAAGGCTCCTATGCCGCCTCGAAAACGCATAACGAGGTTCGGCTCGATCTTTTAACAGCCGATGGCCGGGCGCTGGCATCGACGATCCGCTCTCAGGTGATCCGGCCCCTGGTCGGCTTCAACTTCGGCTGGGATACTCCGCTGCCCAAATATCTATCGAAGTTCGATGAAGGTGAGAACCTCAAGGAAAAGGCGGAATGGATCGGTGAGCTGATGGATCGATCGGTACCCATGAGCCTGCCCTGGCTGCGCAAGGAGTTCAGCATCCCGGAACCGGAGAAAGGCGAGGAGATCATCACCGCCTCAAAAAGTTTGGAGAGTCCCTATAGCGCCAAGATTGTCGCCGCTGACAAGCCAGCCCCGGACAGACGGCAACAGGTGCTCGACAACCATGCGGAGGAGCTTGCCGGTGCCGCCGATCTTTCAGGCAACGAAGCCGCGATCCTTGAGGCGGTGCAGCGGGCGAACAGCTATGAAGAGGCCTTCGAGAACGTGCTTGCCCTGTATCCGGACATGGACGTGGCCACCCTGCAGGACAGTGTGGAGACGGCCATGGTAAACGGCAACCTCTTCGGCAGAATGGCAGTGAGCAATGGTGATTGA
- a CDS encoding XRE family transcriptional regulator encodes MNLGDRLKIVRGDISQKEFGEKFNITPNTLRRYETGVNPPTTDFILDVCEKYKINPIWLLLGEGPKHLEPDDISDALKIAKKAAPPSSSTGTCQIVADIPRRRATDIQPSQTQIPQWENPDPEMFYYVPMAKAKLSAGGGMFVLTEDISDYYAFRKNWLNRVASSPDSVVLMTVQGRSMEPTIRDKDTVMIDTGRTEIIEGQIYALRLDETIMLKRLTLRPGGVVNVISDNKEEFDSYQANRNEIYVIGQIIFFCRDLVAY; translated from the coding sequence ATGAACCTTGGTGATAGGCTAAAAATAGTGAGAGGTGATATCTCTCAAAAGGAGTTTGGGGAGAAATTTAATATCACACCTAATACTCTTCGCCGCTATGAGACAGGAGTTAATCCACCAACAACTGATTTCATTCTTGATGTATGTGAAAAATATAAAATTAATCCAATATGGCTTTTATTAGGAGAAGGCCCAAAACACCTGGAACCAGACGATATCAGCGATGCCCTCAAGATAGCCAAAAAAGCCGCACCCCCCTCATCCTCTACAGGAACTTGCCAAATCGTTGCAGACATACCTCGTCGAAGAGCGACAGACATCCAACCGTCCCAAACTCAGATTCCCCAATGGGAGAATCCAGACCCGGAGATGTTCTACTATGTTCCAATGGCAAAGGCTAAACTCTCTGCCGGTGGCGGAATGTTTGTATTAACAGAAGATATTTCAGACTATTACGCTTTCAGAAAGAACTGGCTCAACAGAGTAGCTTCTTCGCCAGACAGTGTTGTACTCATGACTGTCCAGGGCCGATCAATGGAGCCGACGATCAGAGATAAAGACACAGTAATGATAGATACCGGCAGAACGGAGATCATAGAAGGCCAGATCTACGCCCTACGCCTGGATGAAACAATAATGTTAAAGCGGCTAACACTCCGCCCAGGCGGAGTAGTCAACGTGATATCAGATAATAAAGAAGAATTTGATTCCTACCAGGCAAACAGAAACGAAATATACGTAATAGGCCAGATCATCTTCTTCTGCCGCGACCTGGTGGCATATTAG
- a CDS encoding VpaChn25_0724 family phage protein, with amino-acid sequence MGNFAKLVQEDMRLVVVRVLAEDADYSHNEHVLRSALRSLGHTVSMDKLRTELSWLAEQGLISASAPAGVMVAKLTARGLDVATGAVVIPGVKRPEPEL; translated from the coding sequence ATGGGGAATTTTGCCAAGCTTGTTCAAGAAGATATGCGGCTGGTGGTTGTGCGGGTGCTGGCCGAGGATGCCGACTACAGCCATAATGAGCACGTGTTGCGCTCGGCGCTGCGCTCGCTGGGCCATACCGTCAGCATGGATAAACTTCGCACCGAACTGAGCTGGCTGGCCGAGCAGGGATTGATTTCCGCTTCCGCTCCGGCGGGCGTCATGGTCGCTAAGCTGACAGCCAGGGGGCTTGACGTGGCCACCGGCGCCGTGGTGATCCCCGGCGTAAAACGACCGGAACCGGAGCTATAA
- a CDS encoding YaaC family protein: MTKNRFSKGEPALYKYQSIKYFHFDVPPGSPLALTSDPWSYLYSWLSQKIKKTRGDKKKCLQRAIYYSELANNFYKASDLTELPTKGTLAYYGMLNLVKCFISVKGVELEKTWEHHGITLLKDHSQKIEIKKPTSGVSIFCKFADILGTPVTTPVQETLKDICQHIPELHELLYDLGLLKAYGRRKFLPVNISFLVNEDKNKLFTEISYEKSHEARVETSKFYKGSRAEYFHTPYVEDCKVIYRSKKRKNLTKENCPTVYRNTINDYKKFSLVSLLTRSGYRYYCDLRPGTFHHLAYTLALMFYIGSVTRYRPSETEKLLNGAMRPIIGEAVKICPRQFLYQIVGLTTESICVVPHSDI; the protein is encoded by the coding sequence TTGACTAAAAATAGATTCTCAAAAGGTGAACCTGCACTCTATAAATACCAATCCATAAAATATTTTCATTTCGATGTCCCTCCCGGCTCGCCGTTAGCGCTCACATCAGACCCTTGGTCATATTTATACTCTTGGCTCTCTCAAAAAATAAAGAAGACACGAGGTGATAAAAAAAAGTGTTTGCAAAGGGCTATCTATTATTCAGAATTAGCAAATAACTTCTATAAAGCATCCGATTTAACTGAATTACCTACCAAAGGTACACTAGCATATTATGGCATGCTCAATCTGGTAAAATGCTTCATCTCAGTTAAAGGAGTCGAGTTAGAGAAAACATGGGAGCATCATGGAATTACGCTATTAAAAGATCATTCACAAAAAATTGAAATCAAAAAACCCACAAGCGGAGTATCAATATTCTGCAAATTTGCAGATATCCTTGGAACACCTGTTACAACACCAGTACAGGAAACTTTAAAAGATATCTGCCAACATATCCCCGAACTGCATGAGCTTTTATACGATCTCGGTTTATTAAAGGCATATGGGAGGAGAAAATTCCTACCTGTAAATATTTCATTTTTAGTAAATGAAGATAAAAACAAATTATTTACTGAAATAAGTTATGAAAAAAGCCATGAGGCAAGAGTCGAAACCTCGAAGTTTTACAAAGGATCAAGAGCAGAGTATTTTCATACTCCATATGTTGAAGACTGTAAGGTGATATATAGAAGTAAAAAACGGAAGAATCTAACAAAAGAAAATTGTCCAACAGTATATAGAAACACTATCAATGACTACAAAAAATTCAGTCTAGTATCTTTGCTTACGCGCTCTGGCTATCGCTACTACTGCGATCTGCGTCCAGGTACATTTCATCATCTTGCATATACTTTAGCTTTAATGTTTTATATTGGCTCGGTGACCAGGTACAGGCCATCTGAAACTGAAAAACTATTGAATGGTGCTATGAGGCCAATAATTGGTGAGGCAGTGAAGATATGCCCAAGACAATTTTTGTATCAAATAGTTGGACTAACAACAGAAAGTATTTGTGTAGTTCCACACTCAGACATATGA
- a CDS encoding TraR/DksA family transcriptional regulator produces MADQFDRAQELDAVFREQALAIHKRAASQGTGTARTICVDCDEKIPQARRIAVPGCLRCVECATLYERLKGGL; encoded by the coding sequence ATGGCAGATCAGTTCGACCGAGCACAGGAGCTTGACGCGGTTTTCCGCGAACAGGCTCTCGCCATACACAAGAGGGCCGCATCCCAGGGGACGGGGACCGCCCGGACGATCTGCGTTGACTGTGATGAGAAGATTCCGCAGGCACGCCGGATCGCGGTCCCAGGATGCCTGCGGTGTGTGGAGTGTGCAACACTGTACGAAAGACTGAAAGGTGGATTGTGA
- a CDS encoding Mor transcription activator family protein: protein MSKSKMIEIPEEYLPEISQLPGDLALIASSVEDVWEGNGVRVAILLGQLFPGVPMYIHNLRDITMRIRNDAIRTEYDQGAKVKQLAIKYKLSTRQIENILAEPPSQEQLKNKQIKLF from the coding sequence ATGTCGAAGAGTAAGATGATTGAGATACCGGAAGAGTATTTGCCCGAGATCTCCCAATTGCCCGGCGATCTGGCGCTGATCGCCTCCTCGGTAGAGGATGTGTGGGAGGGCAACGGTGTGCGCGTCGCTATCCTGCTGGGCCAGCTTTTTCCGGGTGTACCGATGTATATCCATAATCTGCGGGACATCACCATGCGGATTCGCAATGACGCCATCAGGACCGAGTATGACCAGGGTGCCAAGGTGAAGCAGCTGGCTATCAAATATAAATTATCCACCCGCCAAATAGAGAACATCCTGGCCGAGCCGCCCAGCCAGGAGCAGTTGAAGAACAAACAGATAAAGCTTTTTTGA
- a CDS encoding regulatory protein GemA, producing the protein MAPTKADYAKINIACKELNLDKHQLISDRYGLQSSTLLNRRQLADLYAHFRRLGWKVKRKKSTSSPKYDDPQKRKIVALWITLGQAGVVRNKSDWALQAYVKRMTGVANLKWCDGEDCDRLIESLKKWGKREDADVEE; encoded by the coding sequence ATGGCACCAACCAAAGCCGACTACGCTAAAATCAATATAGCCTGCAAGGAGCTGAATCTCGACAAGCATCAGCTTATCAGTGACCGGTATGGCTTACAGTCCTCGACGCTGTTGAACCGGCGGCAGCTGGCCGATCTGTATGCGCATTTTCGTAGGCTGGGGTGGAAGGTGAAGAGGAAGAAGAGCACCTCCAGCCCGAAGTACGATGATCCGCAGAAACGCAAAATAGTGGCATTGTGGATTACCCTGGGACAGGCGGGAGTGGTGCGCAACAAATCCGACTGGGCATTACAGGCATATGTCAAACGAATGACCGGTGTGGCAAATCTTAAGTGGTGCGATGGTGAAGATTGCGATCGGTTGATCGAGAGCCTGAAAAAGTGGGGAAAGAGGGAGGATGCGGATGTCGAAGAGTAA
- a CDS encoding DUF3486 family protein — protein sequence MAKPSTIDKLPGDILEQLQELLRDPRVTQLEATARINEILEAEGHEDRLSKSSVNRYDLSMRKAGEKLQQSREVAKMWIGKLGAAPQGQVGNLVNEVLRTLAFELSLKLQDAELNEDTVPDVISNLKALSLAAQRLEASATLNVKREAEIRKQALEKAAEAVEDEARAQGMDADQADFWRRKVLGVA from the coding sequence ATGGCTAAGCCCTCTACCATCGATAAATTGCCGGGCGATATTTTAGAGCAGCTCCAGGAGCTGCTTCGTGATCCGCGGGTCACCCAGCTGGAGGCCACTGCCCGGATCAACGAGATCCTTGAAGCGGAAGGTCATGAGGACAGGCTGTCCAAATCGTCAGTCAACCGCTACGACTTGTCTATGCGGAAGGCCGGTGAAAAACTGCAGCAGTCGAGAGAAGTTGCCAAAATGTGGATCGGCAAGCTCGGCGCTGCTCCCCAGGGGCAGGTCGGGAACCTGGTCAACGAAGTGCTCAGAACCTTAGCTTTTGAACTCTCCCTCAAACTCCAGGATGCTGAGCTCAATGAGGATACGGTCCCGGATGTGATCTCCAATCTCAAGGCGCTCTCCCTGGCGGCACAGCGGCTTGAGGCATCGGCGACGCTCAATGTCAAACGCGAAGCGGAGATCCGCAAGCAGGCCCTTGAGAAAGCGGCCGAGGCGGTTGAGGATGAGGCTCGCGCCCAAGGCATGGATGCCGATCAGGCGGACTTCTGGCGCCGTAAAGTACTGGGGGTCGCGTAG